In one Capricornis sumatraensis isolate serow.1 chromosome 1, serow.2, whole genome shotgun sequence genomic region, the following are encoded:
- the BTG3 gene encoding protein BTG3, whose amino-acid sequence MKNEIAAVVFFFTRLVRKHDKLKKEAVERFAEKLTLILQEKYKNHWYPEKPSKGQAYRCIRVNKFQRVDPDVLKACENSCILYSDLGLPKELTLWVDPCEVCCRYGEKNNAFIVASFENEDENKDEISKKVTRALDKVTSDYHSGSSSSDEETCKEVEVKPNSVAATPSPVYQISELIFPPLPMWHPLPRKKPIMYRGNGNQSHYPPPIPFGYPNQGRKNKPYRPIPVTWVPPPGMHCDRNHWINPHMLAPH is encoded by the exons ATGAAGAACGAAATCGCTGCTGTAGTCTTCTTTTTCACAAGACTAGTTCGAAAACAtgataaattgaaaaaagaagcAGTCGAGAGGTTTGCTGAGAAATTGACCCTGATacttcaagaaaaatataaaaatcactggTATCCAGAAAAACCATCAAAAGGACAAGCCTACAG ATGCATTCGTGTCAATAAGTTTCAGAGAGTTGATCCTGATGTCCTGAAAGCCTGTGAGAACAGCTGCATCTTGTACAGTGACCTGGGCTTGCCAAAGGAACTCACTCTATGGGTGGACCCATGTGAGGTGTGCTGTAG GTATGGAGAGAAAAATAATGCATTCATTGTTGCCAGCTTTGAAAATGAGGATGAGAACAAGGATGAGATTTCCAAGAAAGTTACCAGGGCCCTTGATAAGGTTACCTCTGATTATCATTCAGGATCCTCTTCTTCAGATGAAGAAACATGTAAGGAAGTGGAAGTGAAACCGAATTCTGTGGCTGCGACCCCCAGCCCTGTGTACCAG ATTTCGGAATTGATATTCCCACCTCTTCCAATGTGGCACCCGTTGCCCAGAAAAAAGCCAATAATGTATCGTGGGAATGGCAATCAAAGTCACTACCCTCCTCCCATTCCATTTGGTTATCCAAATCAGGGACGGAAGAATAAACCATATCGCCCAATTCCAGTAACATGGGTACCTCCTCCTGGAATGCATTGTGACCGCAATCACTGGATTAATCCTCACATGTTAGCACCTCACTAG